A single Ascochyta rabiei chromosome 4, complete sequence DNA region contains:
- a CDS encoding Peptidyl-prolyl cis-trans isomerase pin4, which translates to MYSTYDQQSSRSPGSHRNQPGTLNRMPSRQFDAYQQQLGQSSLYPQHDDHQRPYDQQRPYNDRLNNTVHAASAYAYDMAPHQGWNTNAFAQNSLGSLGGAAGQRMKSQTRGGGRSALPAGWMEPPQQQQQQQQQQQQQQQQQQQQPQGLPSFALPGLGNGNASAMLNTGYGHDVDEELIPTAIVIKNIPFAVKKEQLVQLMTDLRLPLPYAFNYHFDNGVFRGLAFANFTTAEETATVIESMNHFELNGRKLRVEYKKMLPLAERERIEREKRERRGQLEEQHRPLGGQLHSQASFGSLASHSHIPAASPSPVSAMRQQKMGMAHNGASERVASAPVDVDLNDPQILQFYSQLLLFKESPERDSMTFPSSLAPPQRRIIHTLAHQLDLAHVSKGSGDTRQVHIFKVHNNQGLSPPMPQMPTSHPTEQPGRRGLNRAATTDFSDVRASEGFYSAFGRQASSLLGFPDSPGGLNAVPNLRGAKSYADLRSYTPSPAPSTASHPVGRPGGISLEGLGFSGSNTNPNGTPTAGSMPQRDDGLLERQLERMTLGGTFGQSGSSPRSLRQMTSWENPGPIGGHRAFSSNYDDRPSRQPRGPLPERGQGFSRPRQNGHQGRGSDELSSQSNVEILVGQ; encoded by the exons ATGTACTCGACCTACGACCAGCAGTCGTCGCGGTCGCCCGGCTCGCACCGCAACCAGCCGGGCACCCTCAACAGAATGCCCTCGCGCCAGTTCGACGCCTACCAGCAACAGCTCGGCCAGAGCAGCCTGTACCCCCAGCACGACGACCACCAGCGCCCCTACGACCAGCAACGCCCCTACAACGACCGCCTGAACAACACCGTCCACGCCGCCTCCGCCTATGCCTACGATATGGCCCCACACCAGGGCTGGAACACGAATGCCTTTGCCCAGAACAGCCTGGGGTCGCTCGGCGGAGCTGCTGGCCAACGCATGAAGTCGCAGACGCGCGGAGGCGGACGCAGCGCCCTGCCTGCC GGATGGATGGAGCCGccgcaacaacaacaacaacaacaacaacaacaacaacagcagcagcaacagcaacaacaacaaccccAGGGCCTGCCCAGCTTCGCCCTCCCCGGCCTGGGCAACGGCAACGCGAGCGCCATGCTCAACACCGGCTACGGCCACGACGTCGACGAGGAGCTCATCCCCACCGCCATCGTCATCAAAAACATCCCCTTCGCCGTCAAGAAGGAGCAGCTGGTCCAGCTGATGACGGACCTGCGTCTGCCCCTGCCCTATGCCTTCAACTACCACTTCGACAACGGCGTCTTCAGGGGTCTCGCTTTTGCAAACTTCACCACCGCCGAGGAGACGGCTACCGTCATCGAGTCGATGAACCACTTCGAGCTCAACGGCCGGAAGCTGCGCGTCGAGTACAAGAAGATGCTCCCCCTCGCTGAGCGTGAGCGTATCGAGCGTGAGAAGCGTGAGCGCCGCGGCCAACTCGAGGAGCAGCACCGCCCGCTCGGAGGACAGCTGCACTCGCAGGCCTCCTTTGGCTCGCTTGCATCGCACTCCCACATCCCTGCCGCCTCTCCGTCCCCTGTTTCTGCTATGCGCCAGCAGAAGATGGGCATGGCCCACAACGGCGCGTCCGAACGCGTCGCCAGTGCCCCTGTCGACGTCGACCTGAACGACCCGCAGATCCTGCAGTTCTACTCTCAGCTGCTCCTGTTCAAGGAGTCACCTGAGCGCGACAGCATGACCTTCCCCTCGTCCTTGGCACCCCCTCAGCGCCGCATCATCCACACCCTGGCCCATCAGCTCGACTTGGCTCACGTGTCCAAGGGCTCCGGCGACACCCGCCAGGTCCACATCTTCAAAGTACACAACAACCAGGGCCTCAGCCCGCCCATGCCGCAGATGCCCACCAGCCATCCCACCGAGCAGCCAGGGCGCCGTGGCCTCAACCGTGCTGCGACCACGGACTTCAGCGACGTTCGTGCATCCGAGGGTTTCTACAGTGCTTTCGGTAGACAGGCCTCGAGTCTGCTCGGTTTCCCGGATTCCCCAGGCGGTCTGAACGCAGTGCCCAACCTTCGAGGCGCCAAGTCGTACGCCGACCTCCGCTCGTACACGCCCTCGCCAGCGCCCTCGACCGCAAGCCACCCGGTGGGACGTCCTGGTGGCATCTCTCTGGAGGGTCTTGGCTTCAGCGGCAGCAACACCAACCCCAACGGCACACCCACAGCAGGCTCCATGCCACAACGAGATGACGGCCTGCTCGAGAGGCAGCTGGAGCGCATGACACTGGGAGGCACCTTTGGGCAGAGCGGCAGCAGCCCCCGTTCGCTGCGCCAGATGACTTCTTGGGAGAATCCCGGCCCCATCGGTGGTCACCGTGCCTTCAGCTCCAACTACGACGACCGTCCATCGAGGCAGCCTCGCGGACCGCTGCCAGAGCGAGGACAAGGCTTCAGCCGCCCCCGCCAGAACGGCCACCAGGGCCGCGGCAGTGACGAGCTCTCTTCGCAATCCAACGTTGAGATCCTCGTGGGCCAGTGA
- a CDS encoding ubiquitin fusion degradation protein → MAAYQALRRGGPRRFDEYFRCYPIAMLPGPDRADANHGGKVFLPPSALDKLTRLHITYPMLFELINGAQDGKKTHAGVLEFIAEEGKIYLPYWIMQTLLLEPGDLLQVKSTDIPLGTFIKLQPQDSSFLEISDPKAVLENAFRNFACLTKGDIFTFGYNDSVYSVAVLEAKPEHPSQAVCTIETDLSVDFAPPVGYKEPERTSGTSTPRSVMAGKGGTLHSQGTMAQAINYAAIAPSASTAAAGAKAVSSNFLTGGHKLSKKGSKAPTPQASTPIAGQSTNPPPTVRRTNGPQPLRLAPGKLFFGYEIKPVKNKEGADEGEQKQSKHFDGAGNTLRKKKGDK, encoded by the exons ATGGCTGCGTACCAGGCGCTGCGTCGTGGCGGTCCTAGGCGCTTTGACGAGTATTTCCGCTGCTATCCTATTGCCATGCTGCCTGGCCCGGACCGCGCGGATGCGAACCACGGCGGCAAAGTGTTTCTACCACCCAGCGCTCTCGACAAGCTCACACGACTACACATTACATACCCTATGCTCTTCGAGCTAATCAACGGTGCGCAAGACGGAAAGAAGACACATGCCGGTGTGCTGGAGTTCATTGCGGAGGAAGGCAAGATCTACCTGCCGTACTGG ATAATGCAGACACTCCTGCTTGAACCTGGCGATCTACTACAAGTCAAGTCCACTGACATCCCCCTCGGAACCTTCATCAAGCTGCAGCCGCAAGATTCGTCCTTTCTCGAGATCTCAGACCCCAAAGCGGTCCTTGAGAACGCCTTCCGGAACTTCGCATGTCTGACCAAGGGCGACATATTCACGTTCGGCTACAACGACAGTGTGTACAGTGTTGCCGTACTCGAAGCTAAACCAGAACACCCTAGCCAGGCGGTATGCACCATAGAAACGGACTTGTCTGTCGACTTCGCACCGCCCGTGGGCTACAAGGAGCCTGAGAGGACGAGTGGGACCAGCACGCCGCGAAGTGTTATGGCTGGCAAGGGTGGAACACTGCACTCTCAGGGCACCATGGCACAGGCCATCAACTACGCCGCGATTGCGCCCTCAGCATCAACTGCCGCTGCCGGCGCGAAGGCTGTATCCTCCAACTTCCTCACTGGTGGTCACAAGCTGTCCAAGAAGGGTAGCAAGGCACCGACACCACAAGCTTCCACACCCATTGCCGGACAGTCCACGAACCCACCACCAACAGTACGACGCACAAACGGCCCGCAGCCGCTGCGACTGGCCCCCGGCAAGCTCTTCTTCGGCTACGAGATTAAGCCCGTCAAGAACAAGGAAGGAGCAGACGAGGGCGAGCAGAAGCAGTCGAAGCACTTCGATGGCGCGGGAAACACGCTGcggaagaagaagggcgacAAATAG